A section of the Virgibacillus sp. NKC19-3 genome encodes:
- the spoIIAB gene encoding anti-sigma F factor, whose translation MKNEMFLEFSSVSQNESFARVTVGAFITQLDPTMEELTEIKTVVSEAVTNSIIHGYNNEAHHTISISCQLLEGEIELTIKDNGIGIGNVNEALQPLYTSKPELERSGMGFTIIENFMDTVEVISHPGEGTTVNMTKQLMNSKTVSK comes from the coding sequence ATGAAAAATGAAATGTTTTTGGAATTTTCCAGTGTTAGTCAAAATGAGTCATTTGCAAGAGTAACTGTAGGTGCATTTATCACCCAGTTAGATCCAACAATGGAAGAGTTAACAGAAATTAAAACCGTCGTTTCTGAAGCGGTAACGAATTCCATTATTCACGGATATAACAACGAAGCACATCATACCATTTCTATTTCCTGTCAGTTATTGGAAGGAGAAATCGAACTAACGATAAAAGATAATGGAATTGGAATTGGTAATGTTAATGAAGCCTTGCAGCCCTTATATACATCTAAACCTGAACTGGAAAGATCCGGAATGGGATTTACCATCATTGAAAACTTTATGGATACTGTAGAGGTTATATCACATCCTGGAGAAGGAACTACCGTAAATATGACAAAGCAATTAATGAATAGTAAAACGGTTAGTAAGTAG
- the spoIIAA gene encoding anti-sigma F factor antagonist, with translation MSLRSLFDIKQDVLIVRLSGELDHHEAEALRDKWKNMMQSNDVKHVILNLESMTFMDSSGLGVVLGRYKEVLQVGGEMVVCSVSPPVKRLFEMSGLFKIVRLEENEAFALETLGVAS, from the coding sequence ATGAGTCTACGTTCACTATTTGATATTAAACAAGATGTATTAATCGTAAGGCTATCCGGTGAGTTAGACCATCACGAAGCAGAAGCACTACGGGATAAATGGAAAAACATGATGCAATCGAATGATGTAAAACATGTAATATTAAACTTAGAGTCCATGACATTTATGGACTCCTCCGGGCTGGGAGTAGTACTGGGGAGATATAAGGAAGTTCTGCAGGTTGGAGGAGAAATGGTCGTTTGCTCCGTCTCACCACCTGTTAAACGATTATTCGAAATGTCAGGTTTATTTAAAATTGTTCGTTTAGAGGAGAACGAAGCATTTGCTTTAGAAACGTTGGGGGTGGCATCATGA